Proteins encoded together in one Carassius auratus strain Wakin unplaced genomic scaffold, ASM336829v1 scaf_tig00002576, whole genome shotgun sequence window:
- the LOC113069927 gene encoding torsin-1A-interacting protein 2 isoform X14, which translates to MDREKDSKTERKGGPSGDILPDNARKEDDEDTGTPSCQPRDPVQKETDPGAESIHDRKEESVRSGEAEKKQTESLLNIPKTEDEEKEEEEEEMASDKHEEEVKRDENVQPQITVPVNNKDTGKPSFQPPDPVQNETDPGSVSRHDRKEESVRSGEAEKKQTEKTTEKQHHSGTEPKIDREGEICRKPEKSEDLSGDSLSVNEPKEDGPSGDILPDDAQSLLNIPKTEDEEEEEEEEMASDKHEEELKRDENVQPQITVPVNNKDTGKPSFQPPDPVQKETDPGSVSRYDRKEESVRSGEAEKKQTESLLNIPKTEDEEEEEEEEMASDKHEEEVKRDDNVQPQITVPVNNKDTGKPSFQPPDPVQKETDPGSVSRYDRKEESVRSGEAEKKQTEKTTEKQHHSGTEPKIDREGEICRKPEKSEDLSGDSLSVNEPKEDGPSGDILPDNAQSLLNIPRTEDEEKEEEEEMASDKHEEEVKRDDNVQPQITVPVNNKDTGKPSFQPPDPVQKETDPGSVSRHDRKEESVRSGEAEKKQTEKTTEKQHHSGTEPKIDREGEICRKPEKSEDLSGDSLSVNEPKEDGPSGDILPDDAQSLLNIPKTEDEEKEEEEEMASDKHEEEVKRDENVQPQITVPVNNKDTGKPSFQPPDPVQKETDPGSVSRHDRKEESVRSGEAEKKQTEKTTEKQHHSGTEPKIDREGEICRKPEKSEDLSGDSLSVNEPKEDGPSGDILPDNAQSLLNIPRTEDEEKEEGGEMASNKHEEEVKRDENVQPQITVPVNNKTIWTTAVVILIAVVCALCQRSPDSTSSKTKEVNVVDLFNQEMKKLETTFPNQHPELWRRSLIHLRRHLKMKNPTEPVSLILTSDRRAEKTLGCLALGLARAFSTAHNSSVLKINGKNKASQDSDQVKLDIDSELRKAFEGKKSAAVIHHFEELPPGSTLIFYRYCDHENAAYKDVFLAFTVMLDAEVELPSSVSLGRVEEMVQEHIKNKFVSSDKSAMFNQMDVDKLGGLWSRISHLILPVAAEKKFEEQGCGDWDNSTNSF; encoded by the exons ATGGACAGAGAAAAGGACAGTAAAACAGAGAGAAAAGGAG GCCCGTCAGGTGATATTTTGCCAGATAATGCACGTAAGGAAGATGATG AGGACACAGGAACGCCTTCCTGTCAACCTCGAGACCCTGTGCAGAAAGAAACTGACCCTGGGGCTGAGTCAATACATGATAGAAAAGAGGAAAGTGTGAGGAGCGGTGAAGCTGAGAAGAAACAaacag AATCCCTTCTTAATATCCCAaagactgaagatgaagaaaaagaagaagaagaagaagagatggCAAGCGATAAACATGAGGAAGAAGTGAAGAGGGATGAGAACGTCCAACCACAGATCACTGTGCCAGTGAATAATA AGGACACAGGAAAGCCTTCCTTTCAACCTCCAGACCCTGTGCAGAATGAAACTGACCCTGGGTCTGTGTCAAGACATGATAGAAAAGAGGAAAGTGTGAGGAGCGGTGAAGCTGAGAAGAAACAAacag AGAAGACGACTGAGAAACAACATCACTCTGGCACAGAACCAAAAATAGACAGGGAGGGAGAAATTTGCCGTAAACCTGAGAAAAGTGAAG ATCTGTCAGGTGATTCTTTGTCAGTTAATGAACCTAAAGAGGATG GCCCGTCAGGTGATATTTTGCCAGATGATGCAC AATCCCTTCTTAATATCCCAaagactgaagatgaagaagaagaagaagaagaagagatggCAAGCGATAAACATGAGGAAGAATTGAAGAGGGATGAGAACGTCCAACCACAGATCACTGTGCCAGTGAATAATA AGGACACAGGAAAGCCTTCCTTTCAACCTCCAGACCCTGTGCAGAAAGAAACTGACCCTGGGTCTGTGTCAAGATATGATAGAAAAGAGGAAAGTGTGAGGAGCGGTGAAGCTGAGAAGAAACAAacag AATCCCTTCTTAATATCCCAaagactgaagatgaagaagaagaagaagaagaagagatggCAAGCGATAAACATGAGGAAGAAGTGAAGAGGGATGATAACGTCCAACCACAGATCACTGTGCCAGTGAATAATA AGGACACAGGAAAGCCTTCCTTTCAACCTCCAGACCCTGTGCAGAAAGAAACTGACCCTGGGTCTGTGTCAAGATATGATAGAAAAGAGGAAAGTGTGAGGAGCGGTGAAGCTGAGAAGAAACAAacag AGAAGACGACTGAGAAACAACATCACTCTGGCACAGAACCAAAAATAGACAGGGAGGGAGAAATTTGCCGTAAACCTGAGAAAAGTGAAG ATCTGTCAGGTGATTCTTTGTCAGTTAATGAACCTAAAGAGGATG GCCCGTCAGGTGATATTTTGCCAGATAATGCAC AATCCCTTCTTAATATCCCaaggactgaagatgaagaaaaagaagaagaagaagagatggCAAGCGATAAACATGAGGAAGAAGTGAAGAGGGATGATAACGTCCAACCACAGATCACTGTGCCAGTGAATAATA AGGACACAGGAAAGCCTTCCTTTCAACCTCCAGACCCTGTGCAGAAAGAAACTGACCCTGGGTCTGTGTCAAGACATGATAGAAAAGAGGAAAGTGTGAGGAGCGGTGAAGCTGAGAAGAAACAAACAG AGAAGACGACTGAGAAACAACATCACTCTGGCACAGAACCAAAAATAGACAGGGAGGGAGAAATTTGCCGTAAACCTGAGAAAAGTGAAG ATCTGTCAGGTGATTCTTTGTCAGTTAATGAACCTAAAGAGGATG GCCCGTCAGGTGATATTTTGCCAGATGATGCAC AATCCCTTCTTAATATCCCAaagactgaagatgaagaaaaagaagaagaagaagagatggCAAGCGATAAACATGAGGAAGAAGTGAAGAGGGATGAGAACGTCCAACCACAGATCACTGTGCCAGTGAATAATA AGGACACAGGAAAGCCTTCCTTTCAACCTCCAGACCCTGTGCAGAAAGAAACTGACCCTGGGTCTGTGTCAAGACATGATAGAAAAGAGGAAAGTGTGAGGAGCGGTGAAGCTGAGAAGAAACAAACAG AGAAGACGACTGAGAAACAACATCACTCTGGCACAGAACCAAAAATAGACAGGGAGGGAGAAATTTGCCGTAAACCTGAGAAAAGTGAAG ATCTGTCAGGTGATTCTTTGTCAGTTAATGAACCTAAAGAGGATG GCCCGTCAGGTGATATTTTGCCAGATAATGCAC AATCCCTTCTTAATATCCCaaggactgaagatgaagaaaaagaagaaggagGAGAGATGGCAAGCAATAAACATGAGGAAGAAGTGAAGAGGGATGAGAACGTCCAACCACAGATCACTGTGCCAGTGAATAATA AAACTATTTGGACTACAGCTGTTGTCATTCTGATAGCTGTGGTTTGTGCATTATGTCAGCGTAGTCCTGACTCAACTTCATCTAAAACAAAGGAGGTTAATGTGGTGGACCTGTTCAATCAGGAAATGAAAAAACTTGAGACCACCTTTCCAAATCAGCATCCAGAGCTCTGGAGGAGGAGCCTTATTCATCTCAGGCGCCACCTAAAGATGAAGAACCCTACTGAACCCGTCAGCCTGATTCTGACATCCGACCGCAGAGCTGAAAAGACACTTGGTTGCCTGGCCCTAGGCTTGGCCAGAGCCTTTTCTACTGCCCATAATTCTTCAGTTCTGaagattaatggcaaaaacaaagCATCACAAGACAGCGATCAGGTCAAGCTGGACATTGATAGTGAATTGAGAAAAGCCTTTGAGGGTAAAAAGTCTGCTGCAGTTATCCACCATTTTGAGGAGCTTCCTCCTGGATCTACTCTTATCTTCTACCGTTACTGCGACCATGAGAACGCAGCTTATAAAGATGTCTTCCTGGCCTTTACTGTAATGCTGGATGCAGAAGTGGAATTGCCATCCAGTGTCAGTCTAGGAAGAGTTGAGGAGATGGTTCAAGAGCACATAAAAAACAAGTTTGTCTCCTCTGACAAGTCCGCTATGTTTAATCAAATGGATGTTGACAAACTAGGTGGACTGTGGAGCCGAATTTCACATCTCATTTTGCCAGTGGCTGCAGAAAAGAAATTTGAAGAGCAGGGCTGTGGGGATTGGGACAATTCCACAAATTccttttaa
- the LOC113069927 gene encoding torsin-1A-interacting protein 2 isoform X15: MDREKDSKTERKGGPSGDILPDNARKEDDEDTGTPSCQPRDPVQKETDPGAESIHDRKEESVRSGEAEKKQTESLLNIPKTEDEEEEEEEEMASDKHEEEVKRDENVQPQITVPVNNKDTGKPSFQPPDPVQKETDPGSVSRYDRKEESVRSGEAEKKQTEKTTEKQHHSGTEPKIDREGEICRKPEKSEDLSGDSLSVNEPKEDGPSGDILPDDAQSLLNIPKTEDEEEEEEEEMASDKHEEELKRDENVQPQITVPVNNKDTGKPSFQPPDPVQKETDPGSVSRYDRKEESVRSGEAEKKQTESLLNIPKTEDEEEEEEEEMASDKHEEEVKRDDNVQPQITVPVNNKDTGKPSFQPPDPVQKETDPGSVSRYDRKEESVRSGEAEKKQTEKTTEKQHHSGTEPKIDREGEICRKPEKSEDLSGDSLSVNEPKEDGPSGDILPDNAQSLLNIPRTEDEEKEEEEEMASDKHEEEVKRDDNVQPQITVPVNNKDTGKPSFQPPDPVQKETDPGSVSRHDRKEESVRSGEAEKKQTEKTTEKQHHSGTEPKIDREGEICRKPEKSEDLSGDSLSVNEPKEDGPSGDILPDDAQSLLNIPKTEDEEKEEEEEMASDKHEEEVKRDENVQPQITVPVNNKDTGKPSFQPPDPVQKETDPGSVSRHDRKEESVRSGEAEKKQTEKTTEKQHHSGTEPKIDREGEICRKPEKSEDLSGDSLSVNEPKEDGPSGDILPDNAQSLLNIPRTEDEEKEEGGEMASNKHEEEVKRDENVQPQITVPVNNKTIWTTAVVILIAVVCALCQRSPDSTSSKTKEVNVVDLFNQEMKKLETTFPNQHPELWRRSLIHLRRHLKMKNPTEPVSLILTSDRRAEKTLGCLALGLARAFSTAHNSSVLKINGKNKASQDSDQVKLDIDSELRKAFEGKKSAAVIHHFEELPPGSTLIFYRYCDHENAAYKDVFLAFTVMLDAEVELPSSVSLGRVEEMVQEHIKNKFVSSDKSAMFNQMDVDKLGGLWSRISHLILPVAAEKKFEEQGCGDWDNSTNSF; the protein is encoded by the exons ATGGACAGAGAAAAGGACAGTAAAACAGAGAGAAAAGGAG GCCCGTCAGGTGATATTTTGCCAGATAATGCACGTAAGGAAGATGATG AGGACACAGGAACGCCTTCCTGTCAACCTCGAGACCCTGTGCAGAAAGAAACTGACCCTGGGGCTGAGTCAATACATGATAGAAAAGAGGAAAGTGTGAGGAGCGGTGAAGCTGAGAAGAAACAaacag AATCCCTTCTTAATATCCCAaagactgaagatgaagaagaagaagaagaagaagagatggCAAGCGATAAACATGAGGAAGAAGTGAAGAGGGATGAGAACGTCCAACCACAGATCACTGTGCCAGTGAATAATA AGGACACAGGAAAGCCTTCCTTTCAACCTCCAGACCCTGTGCAGAAAGAAACTGACCCTGGGTCTGTGTCAAGATATGATAGAAAAGAGGAAAGTGTGAGGAGCGGTGAAGCTGAGAAGAAACAAacag AGAAGACGACTGAGAAACAACATCACTCTGGCACAGAACCAAAAATAGACAGGGAGGGAGAAATTTGCCGTAAACCTGAGAAAAGTGAAG ATCTGTCAGGTGATTCTTTGTCAGTTAATGAACCTAAAGAGGATG GCCCGTCAGGTGATATTTTGCCAGATGATGCAC AATCCCTTCTTAATATCCCAaagactgaagatgaagaagaagaagaagaagaagagatggCAAGCGATAAACATGAGGAAGAATTGAAGAGGGATGAGAACGTCCAACCACAGATCACTGTGCCAGTGAATAATA AGGACACAGGAAAGCCTTCCTTTCAACCTCCAGACCCTGTGCAGAAAGAAACTGACCCTGGGTCTGTGTCAAGATATGATAGAAAAGAGGAAAGTGTGAGGAGCGGTGAAGCTGAGAAGAAACAAacag AATCCCTTCTTAATATCCCAaagactgaagatgaagaagaagaagaagaagaagagatggCAAGCGATAAACATGAGGAAGAAGTGAAGAGGGATGATAACGTCCAACCACAGATCACTGTGCCAGTGAATAATA AGGACACAGGAAAGCCTTCCTTTCAACCTCCAGACCCTGTGCAGAAAGAAACTGACCCTGGGTCTGTGTCAAGATATGATAGAAAAGAGGAAAGTGTGAGGAGCGGTGAAGCTGAGAAGAAACAAacag AGAAGACGACTGAGAAACAACATCACTCTGGCACAGAACCAAAAATAGACAGGGAGGGAGAAATTTGCCGTAAACCTGAGAAAAGTGAAG ATCTGTCAGGTGATTCTTTGTCAGTTAATGAACCTAAAGAGGATG GCCCGTCAGGTGATATTTTGCCAGATAATGCAC AATCCCTTCTTAATATCCCaaggactgaagatgaagaaaaagaagaagaagaagagatggCAAGCGATAAACATGAGGAAGAAGTGAAGAGGGATGATAACGTCCAACCACAGATCACTGTGCCAGTGAATAATA AGGACACAGGAAAGCCTTCCTTTCAACCTCCAGACCCTGTGCAGAAAGAAACTGACCCTGGGTCTGTGTCAAGACATGATAGAAAAGAGGAAAGTGTGAGGAGCGGTGAAGCTGAGAAGAAACAAACAG AGAAGACGACTGAGAAACAACATCACTCTGGCACAGAACCAAAAATAGACAGGGAGGGAGAAATTTGCCGTAAACCTGAGAAAAGTGAAG ATCTGTCAGGTGATTCTTTGTCAGTTAATGAACCTAAAGAGGATG GCCCGTCAGGTGATATTTTGCCAGATGATGCAC AATCCCTTCTTAATATCCCAaagactgaagatgaagaaaaagaagaagaagaagagatggCAAGCGATAAACATGAGGAAGAAGTGAAGAGGGATGAGAACGTCCAACCACAGATCACTGTGCCAGTGAATAATA AGGACACAGGAAAGCCTTCCTTTCAACCTCCAGACCCTGTGCAGAAAGAAACTGACCCTGGGTCTGTGTCAAGACATGATAGAAAAGAGGAAAGTGTGAGGAGCGGTGAAGCTGAGAAGAAACAAACAG AGAAGACGACTGAGAAACAACATCACTCTGGCACAGAACCAAAAATAGACAGGGAGGGAGAAATTTGCCGTAAACCTGAGAAAAGTGAAG ATCTGTCAGGTGATTCTTTGTCAGTTAATGAACCTAAAGAGGATG GCCCGTCAGGTGATATTTTGCCAGATAATGCAC AATCCCTTCTTAATATCCCaaggactgaagatgaagaaaaagaagaaggagGAGAGATGGCAAGCAATAAACATGAGGAAGAAGTGAAGAGGGATGAGAACGTCCAACCACAGATCACTGTGCCAGTGAATAATA AAACTATTTGGACTACAGCTGTTGTCATTCTGATAGCTGTGGTTTGTGCATTATGTCAGCGTAGTCCTGACTCAACTTCATCTAAAACAAAGGAGGTTAATGTGGTGGACCTGTTCAATCAGGAAATGAAAAAACTTGAGACCACCTTTCCAAATCAGCATCCAGAGCTCTGGAGGAGGAGCCTTATTCATCTCAGGCGCCACCTAAAGATGAAGAACCCTACTGAACCCGTCAGCCTGATTCTGACATCCGACCGCAGAGCTGAAAAGACACTTGGTTGCCTGGCCCTAGGCTTGGCCAGAGCCTTTTCTACTGCCCATAATTCTTCAGTTCTGaagattaatggcaaaaacaaagCATCACAAGACAGCGATCAGGTCAAGCTGGACATTGATAGTGAATTGAGAAAAGCCTTTGAGGGTAAAAAGTCTGCTGCAGTTATCCACCATTTTGAGGAGCTTCCTCCTGGATCTACTCTTATCTTCTACCGTTACTGCGACCATGAGAACGCAGCTTATAAAGATGTCTTCCTGGCCTTTACTGTAATGCTGGATGCAGAAGTGGAATTGCCATCCAGTGTCAGTCTAGGAAGAGTTGAGGAGATGGTTCAAGAGCACATAAAAAACAAGTTTGTCTCCTCTGACAAGTCCGCTATGTTTAATCAAATGGATGTTGACAAACTAGGTGGACTGTGGAGCCGAATTTCACATCTCATTTTGCCAGTGGCTGCAGAAAAGAAATTTGAAGAGCAGGGCTGTGGGGATTGGGACAATTCCACAAATTccttttaa
- the LOC113069927 gene encoding trichohyalin isoform X5, with protein MDREKDSKTERKGGPSGDILPDNARKEDDEDTGTPSCQPRDPVQKETDPGAESIHDRKEESVRSGEAEKKQTESLLNIPKTEDEEEEEEEEMASDKHEEEVKRDENVQPQITVPVNNKDTGKPSFQPPDPVQKETDPGSVSRYDRKEESVRSGEAEKKQTESLLNIPKTEDEEEEEEEEIASDKHEEELKRDENVQPQITVPVNNKDTGKPSFQPPDPVQKETDPGSVSRHDRKEESVRSGEAEKKQTESLLNIPKTEDEEKEEEEEEMASDKHEEEVKRDENVQPQITVPVNNKDTGKPSFQPPDPVQNETDPGSVSRHDRKEESVRSGEAEKKQTESLLNIPKTEDEEEEEEEEMASDKHEEELKRDENVQPQITVPVNNKDTGKPSFQPPDPVQKETDPGSVSRYDRKEESVRSGEAEKKQTESLLNIPKTEDEEEEEEEEMASDKHEEEVKRDDNVQPQITVPVNNKDTGKPSFQPPDPVQKETDPGSVSRYDRKEESVRSGEAEKKQTEKTTEKQHHSGTEPKIDREGEICRKPEKSEDLSGDSLSVNEPKEDGPSGDILPDNAQSLLNIPRTEDEEKEEEEEMASDKHEEEVKRDDNVQPQITVPVNNKDTGKPSFQPPDPVQKETDPGSVSRHDRKEESVRSGEAEKKQTEKTTEKQHHSGTEPKIDREGEICRKPEKSEDLSGDSLSVNEPKEDGPSGDILPDDAQSLLNIPKTEDEEKEEEEEMASDKHEEEVKRDENVQPQITVPVNNKDTGKPSFQPPDPVQKETDPGSVSRHDRKEESVRSGEAEKKQTEKTTEKQHHSGTEPKIDREGEICRKPEKSEDLSGDSLSVNEPKEDGPSGDILPDNAQSLLNIPRTEDEEKEEGGEMASNKHEEEVKRDENVQPQITVPVNNKTIWTTAVVILIAVVCALCQRSPDSTSSKTKEVNVVDLFNQEMKKLETTFPNQHPELWRRSLIHLRRHLKMKNPTEPVSLILTSDRRAEKTLGCLALGLARAFSTAHNSSVLKINGKNKASQDSDQVKLDIDSELRKAFEGKKSAAVIHHFEELPPGSTLIFYRYCDHENAAYKDVFLAFTVMLDAEVELPSSVSLGRVEEMVQEHIKNKFVSSDKSAMFNQMDVDKLGGLWSRISHLILPVAAEKKFEEQGCGDWDNSTNSF; from the exons ATGGACAGAGAAAAGGACAGTAAAACAGAGAGAAAAGGAG GCCCGTCAGGTGATATTTTGCCAGATAATGCACGTAAGGAAGATGATG AGGACACAGGAACGCCTTCCTGTCAACCTCGAGACCCTGTGCAGAAAGAAACTGACCCTGGGGCTGAGTCAATACATGATAGAAAAGAGGAAAGTGTGAGGAGCGGTGAAGCTGAGAAGAAACAaacag AATCCCTTCTTAATATCCCAaagactgaagatgaagaagaagaagaagaagaagagatggCAAGCGATAAACATGAGGAAGAAGTGAAGAGGGATGAGAACGTCCAACCACAGATCACTGTGCCAGTGAATAATA AGGACACAGGAAAGCCTTCCTTTCAACCTCCAGACCCTGTGCAGAAAGAAACTGACCCTGGGTCTGTGTCAAGATATGATAGAAAAGAGGAAAGTGTGAGGAGCGGTGAAGCTGAGAAGAAACAAacag AATCCCTTCTTAATATCCCAaagactgaagatgaagaagaagaagaagaagaagagatagCAAGCGATAAACATGAGGAAGAATTGAAGAGGGATGAGAACGTCCAACCACAGATCACTGTGCCAGTGAATAATA AGGACACAGGAAAGCCTTCCTTTCAACCTCCAGACCCTGTGCAGAAAGAAACTGACCCTGGGTCTGTGTCAAGACATGATAGAAAAGAGGAAAGTGTGAGGAGCGGTGAAGCTGAGAAGAAACAAACAG AATCCCTTCTTAATATCCCAaagactgaagatgaagaaaaagaagaagaagaagaagagatggCAAGCGATAAACATGAGGAAGAAGTGAAGAGGGATGAGAACGTCCAACCACAGATCACTGTGCCAGTGAATAATA AGGACACAGGAAAGCCTTCCTTTCAACCTCCAGACCCTGTGCAGAATGAAACTGACCCTGGGTCTGTGTCAAGACATGATAGAAAAGAGGAAAGTGTGAGGAGCGGTGAAGCTGAGAAGAAACAAacag AATCCCTTCTTAATATCCCAaagactgaagatgaagaagaagaagaagaagaagagatggCAAGCGATAAACATGAGGAAGAATTGAAGAGGGATGAGAACGTCCAACCACAGATCACTGTGCCAGTGAATAATA AGGACACAGGAAAGCCTTCCTTTCAACCTCCAGACCCTGTGCAGAAAGAAACTGACCCTGGGTCTGTGTCAAGATATGATAGAAAAGAGGAAAGTGTGAGGAGCGGTGAAGCTGAGAAGAAACAAacag AATCCCTTCTTAATATCCCAaagactgaagatgaagaagaagaagaagaagaagagatggCAAGCGATAAACATGAGGAAGAAGTGAAGAGGGATGATAACGTCCAACCACAGATCACTGTGCCAGTGAATAATA AGGACACAGGAAAGCCTTCCTTTCAACCTCCAGACCCTGTGCAGAAAGAAACTGACCCTGGGTCTGTGTCAAGATATGATAGAAAAGAGGAAAGTGTGAGGAGCGGTGAAGCTGAGAAGAAACAAacag AGAAGACGACTGAGAAACAACATCACTCTGGCACAGAACCAAAAATAGACAGGGAGGGAGAAATTTGCCGTAAACCTGAGAAAAGTGAAG ATCTGTCAGGTGATTCTTTGTCAGTTAATGAACCTAAAGAGGATG GCCCGTCAGGTGATATTTTGCCAGATAATGCAC AATCCCTTCTTAATATCCCaaggactgaagatgaagaaaaagaagaagaagaagagatggCAAGCGATAAACATGAGGAAGAAGTGAAGAGGGATGATAACGTCCAACCACAGATCACTGTGCCAGTGAATAATA AGGACACAGGAAAGCCTTCCTTTCAACCTCCAGACCCTGTGCAGAAAGAAACTGACCCTGGGTCTGTGTCAAGACATGATAGAAAAGAGGAAAGTGTGAGGAGCGGTGAAGCTGAGAAGAAACAAACAG AGAAGACGACTGAGAAACAACATCACTCTGGCACAGAACCAAAAATAGACAGGGAGGGAGAAATTTGCCGTAAACCTGAGAAAAGTGAAG ATCTGTCAGGTGATTCTTTGTCAGTTAATGAACCTAAAGAGGATG GCCCGTCAGGTGATATTTTGCCAGATGATGCAC AATCCCTTCTTAATATCCCAaagactgaagatgaagaaaaagaagaagaagaagagatggCAAGCGATAAACATGAGGAAGAAGTGAAGAGGGATGAGAACGTCCAACCACAGATCACTGTGCCAGTGAATAATA AGGACACAGGAAAGCCTTCCTTTCAACCTCCAGACCCTGTGCAGAAAGAAACTGACCCTGGGTCTGTGTCAAGACATGATAGAAAAGAGGAAAGTGTGAGGAGCGGTGAAGCTGAGAAGAAACAAACAG AGAAGACGACTGAGAAACAACATCACTCTGGCACAGAACCAAAAATAGACAGGGAGGGAGAAATTTGCCGTAAACCTGAGAAAAGTGAAG ATCTGTCAGGTGATTCTTTGTCAGTTAATGAACCTAAAGAGGATG GCCCGTCAGGTGATATTTTGCCAGATAATGCAC AATCCCTTCTTAATATCCCaaggactgaagatgaagaaaaagaagaaggagGAGAGATGGCAAGCAATAAACATGAGGAAGAAGTGAAGAGGGATGAGAACGTCCAACCACAGATCACTGTGCCAGTGAATAATA AAACTATTTGGACTACAGCTGTTGTCATTCTGATAGCTGTGGTTTGTGCATTATGTCAGCGTAGTCCTGACTCAACTTCATCTAAAACAAAGGAGGTTAATGTGGTGGACCTGTTCAATCAGGAAATGAAAAAACTTGAGACCACCTTTCCAAATCAGCATCCAGAGCTCTGGAGGAGGAGCCTTATTCATCTCAGGCGCCACCTAAAGATGAAGAACCCTACTGAACCCGTCAGCCTGATTCTGACATCCGACCGCAGAGCTGAAAAGACACTTGGTTGCCTGGCCCTAGGCTTGGCCAGAGCCTTTTCTACTGCCCATAATTCTTCAGTTCTGaagattaatggcaaaaacaaagCATCACAAGACAGCGATCAGGTCAAGCTGGACATTGATAGTGAATTGAGAAAAGCCTTTGAGGGTAAAAAGTCTGCTGCAGTTATCCACCATTTTGAGGAGCTTCCTCCTGGATCTACTCTTATCTTCTACCGTTACTGCGACCATGAGAACGCAGCTTATAAAGATGTCTTCCTGGCCTTTACTGTAATGCTGGATGCAGAAGTGGAATTGCCATCCAGTGTCAGTCTAGGAAGAGTTGAGGAGATGGTTCAAGAGCACATAAAAAACAAGTTTGTCTCCTCTGACAAGTCCGCTATGTTTAATCAAATGGATGTTGACAAACTAGGTGGACTGTGGAGCCGAATTTCACATCTCATTTTGCCAGTGGCTGCAGAAAAGAAATTTGAAGAGCAGGGCTGTGGGGATTGGGACAATTCCACAAATTccttttaa